A DNA window from Hypomesus transpacificus isolate Combined female chromosome 24, fHypTra1, whole genome shotgun sequence contains the following coding sequences:
- the rad9b gene encoding cell cycle checkpoint control protein RAD9B isoform X2 encodes MANMRCIIEGNGVKAFGKAIHGLSRIGDELWLDPMVKGLAVRSVNPAHSAYGCFLFTTLFFQNYSIAPECGTAKCKLAMKSVLPLFRCLATIERNVSRCEISINSPENRVTFQFYCRHGITKTHMLGFQEREALQAVYPYHLCINVLKAQARLIGDMVMHFPVSQEEITLSITPLRLHLKNYQEEKMGNRLKAMHTEMSLHPSEFDYFQVGVDSDITFCLKELRGLLSFAESHGLPVSMHFGAAGKPVCFSVDDLVLEARVVLATLVDPESTTPSQAEAPPPTALRCEGVAGFPDVPQGPAVGSPQDFLAVGELIASSQGSPVLSGNALMRRLNRPGNLERLPTARSDKQPTTVIRTPASAKEIWPI; translated from the exons ATGGCTAATATGAGGTGTATCATTGAGGGAAATGGTGTGAaag CGTTTGGAAAAGCTATTCATGGCCTCTCAAGAATAGGTGATGAATTATGGCTGGATCCTATGGTGAAAGGG TTGGCAGTGAGATCAGTGAATCCTGCCCATTCGGCCTATGGCTGCTTTCTCTTCACGACACTATTCTTCCAAAACTACAGTATTGCCCCTGAATGTGGAACCGCCAAATGCAAACTGGCCATGAAG TCAGTGCTTCCACTGTTTCGGTGCTTGGCGACTATTGAACGTAACGTGTCCAGGTGTGAAATATCCATCAACAGCCCAGAGAATCGTGTGACATTCCAGTTTTACTGCAGACATG GTATAACTAAAACTCACATGCTGGGTTTCCAAGAGAGGGAGGCTCTGCAGGCAGTATATCCTTATCACCTCTGCATCAATGTCCTGAAGGCACAGGCCAG GCTTATAGGTGACATGGTGATGCACTTCCCCGTGTCCCAGGAGGAGATTACCCTGTCCATCACTCCTCTGAGACTTCATCTCAAAAACTACCAAGAAGAGAAAATGGGTA ATCGTTTGAAGGCTATGCACACTGAGATGTCCTTGCATCCGAGTGAGTTTGACTACTTCCAGGTTGGAGTGGATTCGGACATAACCTTCTGTCTGAAGGAGTTGAGG GGACTGCTGTCCTTCGCCGAATCCCACGGTCTACCTGTGTCCATGCACTTTGGTGCGGCGGGGAA GCCAGTGTGCTTCAGTGTGGATGACTTGGTCCTGGAGGCCAGAGTGGTGTTGGCTACTCTAGTGGACCCAGAGAGCACGACCCCGTCTCAGGCCGAGGCCCCGCCCCCTACCGCTCTCAG GTGTGAAGGTGTTGCCGGTTTCCCCGACGTTCCTCAGGGGCCAGCCGTTGGTTCCCCTCAGGATTTCCTGGCTGTGGGCGAGCTGATAGCATCCAGCCAGGGGAGCCCAGTTCTCAGTGGCAATGCCCTCATGAGAAGGCTGAACAGGCCAGGGAACCTGGAGAGACTCCCCACAGCCAGGTCTGACAAGCAGCCTACCACTGTCATCAGAACACCTGCTTCTGCCAAG GAAATCTGGCCTATCTGA
- the ppp1cc gene encoding serine/threonine-protein phosphatase PP1-gamma catalytic subunit A codes for MADVDKLNIDSIIQRLLEVRGAKPGKNVQLQENEIRGLCLKSREIFLSQPILLELEAPLKICGDIHGQYYDLLRLFEYGGFPPESNYLFLGDYVDRGKQSLETICLLLAYKIKYPENFFLLRGNHECASINRIYGFYDECKRRYNIKLWKTFTDCFNCLPIAAIVDEKIFCCHGGLSPDLQSMEQIRRVMRPTDVPDQGLLCDLLWSDPDKDVLGWGENDRGVSFTFGSEVVAKFLHKHDLDLICRAHQVVEDGYEFFAKRQLVTLFSAPNYCGEFDNAGAMMSVDETLMCSFQILKPAEKKKPNGSRPVTPPRNMVTKQAKK; via the exons ATGGCCGATGTTGACAAACTAAATATAGACAGTATCATTCAGCGTCTTTTAGAAG TCAGAGGAGCAAAACCAGGAAAGAATGTGCAGCTGCAGGAGAACGAGATTCGAGGGCTGTGCCTCAAGTCTAGGGAGATCTTCCTCAGCCAGCCAATTCTGCTGGAGCTCGAAGCTCCCCTTAAGATATGTG GTGATATCCATGGGCAATATTACGACTTATTGAGGCTATTTGAGTATGGGGGTTTCCCTCCGGAGAGCAATTACCTTTTCCTGGGAGACTATGTGGACAGAGGAAAGCAGTCCCTGGAGACAATCTGTCTGTTGCTGGCTTACAAAATCAAATACCCAGAAAACTTCTTTCTGCTGAGGGGAAACCACGAGTGTGCTTCCATCAACAGAATTTATGGATTCTATGATGAGT GTAAAAGAAGGTATAACATCAAGCTCTGGAAAACGTTCACAGACTGTTTTAACTGCCTCCCAATCGCTGCCATTGTTGATGAAAAGATCTTCTGTTGCCATGGAG GGCTGTCTCCAGATCTGCAGTCCATGGAGCAAATCCGACGTGTCATGCGGCCAACTGATGTCCCCGACCAGGGTCTCCTGTGTGACCTTCTCTGGTCTGATCCAGACAAGGATGtcctgggctggggggagaaCGACAGGGGTGTGTCATTCACCTTTGGGTCAGAAGTGGTGGCAAAGTTCCTGCACAAACATGATCTTGATCTTATCTGCCGTGCCCACCAG GTTGTTGAGGATGGCTATGAGTTCTTTGctaagagacagttggtgacactATTCTCCGCACCCAACTACTGCGGGGAATTTGACAACGCTGGAGCCATGATGAGCGTGGATGAGACTCTCATGTGTTCATTTCAG ATTTTAAAACCAGCTGAGAAGAAGAAGCCAAATGGCAGTCGTCCAGTGACACCCCCTCGCAACATGGTCACCAAGCAGGCCAAGAAATAA
- the rad9b gene encoding cell cycle checkpoint control protein RAD9B isoform X1, whose product MANMRCIIEGNGVKAFGKAIHGLSRIGDELWLDPMVKGLAVRSVNPAHSAYGCFLFTTLFFQNYSIAPECGTAKCKLAMKSVLPLFRCLATIERNVSRCEISINSPENRVTFQFYCRHGITKTHMLGFQEREALQAVYPYHLCINVLKAQARLIGDMVMHFPVSQEEITLSITPLRLHLKNYQEEKMGNRLKAMHTEMSLHPSEFDYFQVGVDSDITFCLKELRGLLSFAESHGLPVSMHFGAAGKPVCFSVDDLVLEARVVLATLVDPESTTPSQAEAPPPTALRCEGVAGFPDVPQGPAVGSPQDFLAVGELIASSQGSPVLSGNALMRRLNRPGNLERLPTARSDKQPTTVIRTPASAKIRSFLFGALSTEQGNVQTALPPSLVCASDTEDDGEEGQW is encoded by the exons ATGGCTAATATGAGGTGTATCATTGAGGGAAATGGTGTGAaag CGTTTGGAAAAGCTATTCATGGCCTCTCAAGAATAGGTGATGAATTATGGCTGGATCCTATGGTGAAAGGG TTGGCAGTGAGATCAGTGAATCCTGCCCATTCGGCCTATGGCTGCTTTCTCTTCACGACACTATTCTTCCAAAACTACAGTATTGCCCCTGAATGTGGAACCGCCAAATGCAAACTGGCCATGAAG TCAGTGCTTCCACTGTTTCGGTGCTTGGCGACTATTGAACGTAACGTGTCCAGGTGTGAAATATCCATCAACAGCCCAGAGAATCGTGTGACATTCCAGTTTTACTGCAGACATG GTATAACTAAAACTCACATGCTGGGTTTCCAAGAGAGGGAGGCTCTGCAGGCAGTATATCCTTATCACCTCTGCATCAATGTCCTGAAGGCACAGGCCAG GCTTATAGGTGACATGGTGATGCACTTCCCCGTGTCCCAGGAGGAGATTACCCTGTCCATCACTCCTCTGAGACTTCATCTCAAAAACTACCAAGAAGAGAAAATGGGTA ATCGTTTGAAGGCTATGCACACTGAGATGTCCTTGCATCCGAGTGAGTTTGACTACTTCCAGGTTGGAGTGGATTCGGACATAACCTTCTGTCTGAAGGAGTTGAGG GGACTGCTGTCCTTCGCCGAATCCCACGGTCTACCTGTGTCCATGCACTTTGGTGCGGCGGGGAA GCCAGTGTGCTTCAGTGTGGATGACTTGGTCCTGGAGGCCAGAGTGGTGTTGGCTACTCTAGTGGACCCAGAGAGCACGACCCCGTCTCAGGCCGAGGCCCCGCCCCCTACCGCTCTCAG GTGTGAAGGTGTTGCCGGTTTCCCCGACGTTCCTCAGGGGCCAGCCGTTGGTTCCCCTCAGGATTTCCTGGCTGTGGGCGAGCTGATAGCATCCAGCCAGGGGAGCCCAGTTCTCAGTGGCAATGCCCTCATGAGAAGGCTGAACAGGCCAGGGAACCTGGAGAGACTCCCCACAGCCAGGTCTGACAAGCAGCCTACCACTGTCATCAGAACACCTGCTTCTGCCAAG ATTCGCTCCTTCCTATTTGGTGCGTTGTCTACTGAGCAGGGAAATGTCCAGACCGCCTTGCCTCCTAGTCTGGTGTGTGCCAGTGACACAGAGGATGATGGTGAAGAGGGCCAGTGGTAG
- the pptc7a gene encoding protein phosphatase PTC7 homolog produces MLSVLSYGRLVARAVIGGLSQTDSRDYSLVTASCGFGKDFRKGILKKGMCYGDDACFIARHRSADVLGVADGVGGWRDYGVDPSQFSGTLMKTCERLIKEGRFVPSNPVGVLTTSYYELLQNKVPLLGSSTACIVVLDRQSHRLHTANLGDSGFLVVRGGEVVHRSDEQQHYFNTPFQLSIAPPEAEGAVLSDSPDAADSSSFDVQLGDIILTATDGLFDNMPDYMILQELKKLKNTNYESIQQTARSIAKQAHVLAYDPNYMSPFAQFACDNGLNVRGGKPDDITVLLSIVAEYTD; encoded by the exons ATGTTGTCCGTACTTTCGTACGGTAGACTAGTTGCCAGAGCTGTTATTGGCGGACTTTCTCAAACAGACAGCCGCGATTACAGCCTGGTAACAGCAAGCTGTGGTTTTGGAAAGGATTTTCGCAAGGGCATCTTGAAGAAAGGGATGTGTTACGGAGACGACGCCTGCTTCATTGCTCGACATAGATCTGCTGATGTATTAG GTGTGGCGGATGGAGTGGGAGGCTGGCGGGACTATGGCGTGGACCCGTCTCAGTTTTCAGGGACCCTGATGAAGACGTGTGAACGGCTGATCAAGGAGGGCCGCTTTGTCCCCAGCAACCCTGTGGGCGTCCTCACCACCAGCTACTATGAGCTGCTTCAGAACAAAGTGCCTCTGCTAG GCAGCAGCACAGCATGCATCGTGGTTCTGGACCGACAGAGCCACCGGCTCCACACGGCCAACCTGGGAGACTCTGGCTTCCTGGTGGtgcgggggggagaggtggtccACCGGTCAGACGAACAGCAGCACTACTTCAACACCCCCTTCCAGCTGTCTATCGCTCCCCCGGAGGCAGAAGGAGCTGTTCTCAGtgacag TCCTGACGCCGCCGATAGTTCCTCTTTCGACGTGCAGCTGGGTGACATCATCCTGACCGCCACGGACGGCCTGTTTGACAACATGCCTGACTACATGATCTTACAGGAGCTGAAAAAACTCAAG AACACAAATTATGAGAGCATCCAGCAGACAGCCAGGAGCATTGCAAAACAGGCCCACGTCCTGGCATACGACCCCAACTACATGTCGCCTTTTGCACAGTTTGCCTGTGACAATGGACTGAACGTACGAG gAGGAAAGCCAGATGACATCACCGTATTGCTGTCTATTGTGGCGGAGTACACGGACTAG
- the myl2b gene encoding myosin, light chain 2b, regulatory, cardiac, slow has protein sequence MAPKKAKKRSEGANSNVFSMFEQAQIQEFKEAFTIMDQNRDGFIDKNDLRDTFAALGRLNVKQEEIDEMLKEAPGPINFTVFLTMFGEKLKGADAEETILNAFKVFDPEGKGTLKKDFVTQMLTTQADRFSLEEMEQMFGAFPPDVAGNLDYNNLVYIITHGEEKDQE, from the exons ATG GCTCCCAAGAAAGCAAAGAAGAGGTCAGAAGGAGCCAACTCCAATGTGTTTTCTATGTTTGAACAGGCTCAGATCCAGGAGTTTAAAGAA GCCTTCACTATCATGGACCAAAATAGAGATGGTTTCATCGACAAAAATGACCTGAGAGACACATTTGCAGCTTTGG gtcgTTTAAATGTGAAGCAAGAGGAGATTGATGAGATGTTGAAGGAGGCTCCAGGGCCCATCAACTTCACAGTGTTCCTCACCATGTTTGGAGAGAAGCTAAAGG GTGCCGACGCAGAGGAGACCATACTAAATGCTTTTAAAGTATTTGATCCTGAAGGAAAGGGGACATTGAAGAAGGACTT TGTGACACAGATGTTAACCACTCAGGCCGACCGGTTCTCTCTTGAAGAG ATGGAGCAGATGTTTGGAGCTTTCCCCCCAGATGTTGCTGGGAATTTGGACTACAACAACCTGGTCTACATCATCACAcatggagaggagaaagatcAGGAATAG